The proteins below are encoded in one region of Bombus vancouverensis nearcticus chromosome 8, iyBomVanc1_principal, whole genome shotgun sequence:
- the Sf3a1 gene encoding splicing factor 3A subunit 1, with translation MPAQEVAVIQPPATENEENTAPSSQPIVGIIYPPPEVRNIVDKTASFVARNGPEFESRIRQNELGNPKFNFLNFGDPYHAYYQHKVKEFKEGKGQEPTIGTGPGKTVNLAAHQKQQEILKQVEQPFIPRDTPAEFEFIADPPSISALDLDIVKLTAQFVARNGRQFLTNLMNREQRNFQFDFLRPQHSLFQYFTKLLEQYTKVLIPPKDLLPRLRDEAFNMDKILEQVKYRAEWLKYQEAQRRKEEEELERERVAYAQIDWHDFVVVETVDYQQFEVGNFPAPTTPDEVGARVLMQERIEEGEDVEMQIDSEGEDEMQSRTEGEKDRAKDNNQVQDMEEDSSDEDDVSPPGDTHKSKEPKPRDSNNMQPPPLPPTPGNVVVKKGYDPKQHSIKTARPAAPDEYLISPITGERIPASKVQEHMRIGLLDPRWVEQRDKHLDKLAQETVFAPGTAIEASLKQLAERRTDIFGVGDEETAIGKKIGEEDKKKDDKVTWDGHTSSVEAATRAARANITLEEQIHQIHKVKGLLPDEEKEKIGPKPANRAAELSHMAAAASKPQATLKAPPKPPAPKPVPVPTQPPPPPTMSMPTMGIPQPMMPQAPMMMMAPMPPIRPPPLMTPAMSPFMPTPPPMQPPMASAIGLKHTAEPMEEEPQTKKLRTEDSLIPEQQFLARNKGPVQLNIAVPMMTEKAEWKLNGQTLNITLQLSDTVATMKALIHEQTGMPPGKQKLQYEGMFFKDSNTLAYYNLTSGNVINLLPKERGGRKK, from the exons ATGCCTGCACAGGAAGTTGCAGTTATACAACCACCAGCAACCGAGAATGAAGAAAATACGGCACCTTCATCTCAACCGATCGTGGGTATTATTTACCCTCCACCGGAAGTTAGAA ATATTGTTGATAAAACCGCTAGTTTCGTGGCCAGAAATGGACCAGAATTTGAATCAAGAATCAGACAAAACGAATTGGGAAATCCAAAgtttaatttcttaaattttggTGACCCTTACCATGCGTATTATCAGCATAAAGTAAAGGAATTTAAAGAAGGAAAAGGTCAAGAACCTACTATAGGGACAGGGCCTGGAAAAACAGTTAATCTTGCTGCTCATCAAAAGCAGCAAGAAATTTTGAAACAAGTTGAACAACCATTTATTCCAAGAGATACTCCTgcagaatttgaatttattgcTGATCCACCTTCTATTTCAGCTTTAGATCT ggatattgtaaaattaacaGCACAATTTGTAGCCCGTAATGGTCGTCAATTTTTGACTAATTTGATGAATAGAGAACAAAGAAACTTCCAGTTTGATTTTCTACGTCCACAACATTCTTTGTTTCAGTATTTTACAAAACTCTTGGAACAATATACTAAG GTATTAATTCCACCTAAAGATTTATTACCACGACTACGTGATGAAGCCTTTAATATGGATAAAATTTTAGAGCAAGTTAAATATCGTGCTGAGTGGTTAAAGTATCAAGAAGCTCAAAGACGCAAAGAAGAGGAGGAATTGGAACGTGAAAGGGTTGCATATGCACAAATTGATTGGCATGATTTTGTTGTAGTCGAAACTGTTGATTACCAACAATTTGAAGTTGGTAATTTCCCAGCACCAACAACGCCAGATGAAGTTGGTGCTCGAGTACTTATGCAG gAAAGAATAGAGGAAGGTGAAGATGTAGAAATGCAAATTGATAGCGAAGGAGAGGATGAAATGCAAAGTCGTacagaaggagaaaaagatcgTGCGAAAGACAACAatcaa GTACAAGATATGGAAGAGGATTCGAGTGATGAAGATGATGTATCACCTCCGGGTGATACTCATAAATCGAAAGAACCAAAACCACGCGATAGTAATAATATGCAACCTCCGCCTTTGCCACCAACTCCAGGAAATGTTGTAGTAAAGAAAGGATATGATCCTAAACAACATT CAATTAAAACTGCACGTCCTGCTGCTCCTGATGAATACTTGATATCTCCAATCACTGGAGAACGTATACCCGCAAGTAAAGTCCAGGAGCATATGCGAATTGGATTATTGGATCCGCGTTGGGTTGAACAAAGAGACAAGCATCTTGACAAGTTGGCTCAGGAGACAGTATTTGCACCTGGTACAGCTATTGAAGCCAGCTTGAAACAACTTGCTGAGAGACGAACCGATATTTTCGGTGTCGGTGATGAAGAAACTGCAATCGGTAAAAAGATTGGAgaagaagataaaaagaaagatgaCAAAGTCACGTGGGATGGACACACATCAAGTGTTGAAGCAGCGACGAGGGCTGCTAGAGCGAATATTACTTTGGAAGAACAAATTCATCAGATTCATAAAGTTAAAGGACTTCTTCCggacgaagagaaagaaaagattgGTCCAAAACCTGCTAATCGTGCAGCTGAACTGTCACATATGGCAGCAGCTGCTTCGAAACCTCAAGCTACATTAAAGGCACCACCTAAACCACCAGCTCCAAAGCCAGTACCGGTACCAACGCAACCACCACCACCTCCTACTATGAGCATGCCTACTATGGGTATTCCTCAGCCAATGATGCCGCAAGcaccgatgatgatgatggccCCTATGCCTCCGATTCGACCACCACCGCTTATGA CGCCAGCAATGTCGCCATTTATGCCGACACCACCGCCGATGCAGCCACCAATGGCATCTGCT ATTGGATTAAAACATACTGCTGAACCTATGGAGGAGGAACCTCAAACTAAGAAACTTAGAACTGAAGATTCATTGATACCAGAACAACAATTCTTAGCTAGAAATAAG gGGCCTGTACAACTAAATATTGCTGTACCAATGATGACAGAAAAAGCAGAATGGAAGTTAAATGGTCAAACATTGAATATTACTTTGCAATTAAGTGATACCGTGGCGACAATGAAAGCTCTTATTCACGAGCAAACTGGCATGCCACCTGGCAAGCAGAAGTTACAGTACGAG GGAATGTTTTTCAAAGATAGTAATACTCTTGCATATTACAATTTGACATCTGGTAATGTAATTAACCTTTTACCAAAGGAAAGAGGTGGCAGGAAAAAATAA